In the genome of Vicia villosa cultivar HV-30 ecotype Madison, WI linkage group LG7, Vvil1.0, whole genome shotgun sequence, one region contains:
- the LOC131618721 gene encoding uncharacterized protein LOC131618721 has protein sequence MGDFNDLLFQDDKRGPHPYPNWLCVGFQEVMGECDLIDIPLEGHPFTWTKSRGTTHMIEERFDRSLANPQRLQLFPTTKLINLIATHSDHSPILLKCDTVQIRRNRRSFKFENWWLKEEGVQNVVQQSWVAVNHQSVFGKLADCASDLDRWNKLRTRQNNDDKDRLLGILRCRGCNDPVSTGQYMEAHMEYNNVLIREDTY, from the coding sequence ATGGGTGACTTTAATGATTTGCTGTTCCAAGATGATAAACGAGGCCCGCATCCTTACCCTAATTGGTTGTGTGTTGGGTTCCAGGAGGTTATGGGAGAGTGCGATCTTATTGATATCCCTCTAGAGGGACATCCTTTCACTTGGACGAAAAGTCGTGGTACGACGCATATGATTGAGGAACGTTTCGATAGATCCCTTGCCAATCCGCAGCGGTTGCAGTTATTTCCGACCACGAAGCTAATCAATCTTATTGCTACGCATTCAGACCATAGCCCTATTTTACTAAAATGTGATACGGTTCAAATTCGTCGCAATAGAAGATCGTTTAAGTTTGAAAACTGGTGGTTAAAGGAGGAGGGGGTGCAGAATGTGGTGCAACAAAGTTGGGTTGCAGTGAACCATCAGTCTGTCTTCGGGAAACTCGCAGACTGTGCTTCTGACCTTGATCGGTGGAACAAGTTACGTACTCGACAAAACAATGATGACAAGGACCGTCTTCTTGGTATATTGCGATGTCGTGGGTGTAACGACCCTGTATCCACTGGTCAGTATATGGAGGCTCACATGGAATACAATAATGTTCTTATACGGGAGGACACGTACTAG